Proteins encoded within one genomic window of Columba livia isolate bColLiv1 breed racing homer chromosome 1, bColLiv1.pat.W.v2, whole genome shotgun sequence:
- the TAF1D gene encoding TATA box-binding protein-associated factor RNA polymerase I subunit D, whose product MTDTDESQASGSDYSDAQEPICSQQKEPYKVHACETNTQMECSHSRQKQAAPEGSSDELNGVRRPSAEVLLDSRDSEIDLPAAGGSEYHPKSSIAPSKRNKRSRTSGQQAGSVGGVPDSESSSDSSVSHPSPVKSLESSKQQKSKLNLKAIFAYHFRGKKFKAAAHRKFKVVSGKRKKKRKYESTGKPIGRPPLTASPLEQKRRLLDRGFRFPFVEKHYGKKDLPLKMVLGYEQAATKGFLQYIEVLKYEEHLRKALKSLEAGEDLERECLVVRKHKYLDDEGPISPIRETSDDGDDSLNSHNQDDLDARVVENSSFIISSKIPSKKKSKPETKRAKSPKVIEVEEEDDCAAATSGLLQGSPR is encoded by the exons ATGACTGATACGGATGAGTCTCAGGCTTCTGGCTCTGATTACTCTGATGCCCAAGAGCCAATATGCAGCCAGCAGAAAGAACCATATAAGGTGCATGCATGtgaaacaaatacacaaatggAATGTTCACATTCAAGACAGAAGCAAGCTGCTCCTGAGGGGTCTTCAGATGAGCTTAACGGTGTACGCAGACCCTCAGCTGAGGTTTTACTGGACAGCAGGGACTCAGAAAT tgatctccctgctgctggtggcagtGAGTACCATCCCAAGAGCTCCATTGCACCTTCAAAGCGAAATAAGAGATCTCGGACTTCAGGGCAACAAGCTGGATCTGTTGGAGGAGTGCCTGACAGTGAAAGCTCTTCTGATTCTTCTGTGTCCCATCCAAGTCCAGTGAAATCATTGGAATCTTCCAAGCAGCAGAAGTCAAAACTCAATTTGAAAGCCATTTTTGCCTATCACTTCAGAGGAAAGAAGTTTAAGGCTGCTGCACACCGAAAATTCAAGGTTGTCtcagggaagaggaagaagaagagaaaatatgagAGCACAGGGAAGCCTATAGGGAGGCCACCGCTGACAGCCTCGCCTCTAGAGCAAAAGAGAAGGCTTCTAGACAGAGGTTTTCGGTTCCCTTTTGTTGAAAAACATTATGGAAAGAAAGATCTTCCCTTAAAGATGGTTCTTGGTTATGAG caagcAGCTACGAAGGGTTTTCTGCAGTACATTGAAGTGCTTAAATATGAAGAACATCTTAGAAAAGCTCTAAAATCCCTTGAGGCTGGTGAAGACTTAGAAAGAGAATGTCTGGTGGTACggaaacacaaatatttagaTGATGAAGGCCCCATTTCTCCTATTAGGGAGACAAG TGATGATGGTGATGACAGCTTGAATTCTCATAATCAAGATGACCTTGATGCCAGAGTAGTG GAGAACAGCTCTTTCATTATAAGCAGTAAAATTCCAAGTAAGAAAAAATCAAAGCCAGAAACAAAACGTGCAAAATCACCTAAAGTGATTGAAGTAGAGGAGGAAGATGACTGTGCTGCTGCAACCTCTGGGCTTCTGCAAGGGTCACCCCGGTGA
- the CEP295 gene encoding centrosomal protein of 295 kDa isoform X4, which yields MASRTSWTKVLIACQPDARLAAEEEGKRLEELHREAERERREQLEKAHLRGNHALKKVHLAQGRERLLKELEQMQNMDRMRRRQTVAQMPPQLFVPAYKRMEIKEEWQRELEFAFEDMYSEDRRMKGDLILQFEPQPLPAPSDRSQDNELDISLEQESACDTQQESACDTQQESGQMMEEEVPNEPENHEEVKTHQPQSKLALKKLLKKIRSQKEEWTSRSEKESQSEIGTIESGTIASEERPLCDSELNCEQQKNTVGQAKDSVEMLENTVTAENSVLIHPQEQAAKIRMEQARQKWNEQIEQQKQEQLALLRQIEEEKACLEDAFLKIQMQNCLEEAQKKKEDKDQGQLVGSHSIPPTDQQNKVEHETGDATVSETRSTREDSRLQRLRNYQQYLLQQNRLLRQIIDEETRHLLQEYQNKLKQRYLFTSATPPSSVETKSINLKPVSEPLTQRQGVQPTQYQSSEEVQGQEYAQSLPMFSGTLRTLEKTSSQKREEQIHNVCPGRHVHILEKSKLKHGEFCLPCDSPSQEQVGMLETSNSYVREPSRFQLPSGLVVKDVTAVRTQPEARAQHVTFVLPAEDSFEPSETVHCEESSQNMSNHQTETEAGEEPPLKTPPMPSTKGSPLVQAAPVDSLAYQHGSVGSIIKTSLEQPLSLSQPVTLSHEESKAQGAEEFSLSKTGDAALLNYSGILNLRDRVLASSKSIQAQQKYLKELQEQLDAQREALLSRQKIQEQLLLEKQDKLKEQMQRQQEALKKFLNKKVRRKCANEETTEAQKPDWINRTDFFQGSENYQQENCGRSKFHRSQMTSRCIGPAEQTEQSENVLWRERRWRSSKPPVTKVKLGLDLEQHELSVIPEVDTSKSFNISFAAQSQDSHVVQDSPVLAAEIEEGVTTRSGLSSKLNNTEVLSKVESTPLGSEAFMQGKPCDLSSTISTGSLSTSETLDVSPGDTGLSSDGMEGRILRETAGHPWNSSLPFTVRQKQENLSGASGTLLPDGEVYHYKGNQRQQGLGKRTGDLDSGSEDKTCFQAPAAELDFLQTQRHLLNFHHQLFQPLEPSLDLDSSSSSSSQYRILQDSRELSKTSKLSTKSQDVSTFVELSNSSLNIESSSLPSALETNRPNVTAEESVKEHSTLGSEDSFHPLQLESTLSDHCQSADQPVDLNAVFQRSFEQTSGIKKWGNENCISSAREYEELTKNMEHINLQCSMEDQQNESVNPLEEQKSFYLLDAPPGTVDETFPKRLSQETVNSEKLPVEAFDKKYVKLPEKSVHVHEANKAVELDSQCNTNIKEPDQGFPEVKKASGIPRGTNLEDTDIHLQAVIQQNGSFLGRHEEHSKSVPRSSCPIPVWETESGCGILEEPELTLIGSNDISLAESDIEHTNQEKIKEDGINKAACVDQPDFNVFTEEREFFPLAPDVDYSVFASPDGSSKAQSPDDSHFPSHQTAAMLLEFASTPGSLQESFLKRKKNFIQKSLKRVEEMKNKDRENAKPEARQFQRGKSEKLSKRKESIPACGRFIWGQDVTLGKKGAVANQLKKVGEVKVSSPEDRQAGETEMHQRTSRLCNQLAEVKIRKEEKTRQETYAKNREKAKEFQKKMLEKLRAKRTWKAP from the exons GGCAGGGAAAGGCTGCTGAAAGAACTCGAGCAAATGCAGAATATGGATCGGATGCGCAGAAGACAGACTGTAGCGCAGATGCCACCTCAGCTTTTTGTGCCTGCATACAAACGCATGGAGATCAAAGAAGAATGGCAGAGAGAACTGGAGTTTGCGTTTGAAGATATGTACAGTGAAGACAGGA GAATGAAAGGAGACCTGATTTTGCAGTTTGAGCCACAGCCTCTGCCAGCCCCTTCTGACAGATCTCAAGATAATGAGCTTGATATCTCTTTGGAGCAGGAATCTGCCTGTGACACTCAACAAGAATCTGCTTGTGATACTCAGCAAGAATCAGGACAGATGATGGAAGAGGAGGTCCCCAATGAACCAGAAA ATCACGAAGAAGTAAAAACTCACCAACCTCAGTCAAAACTTGCCCTAAAGAAATTACTGAAGAAGATTCGGAGCCAAAAAGAGGAGTGGACGTcaagaagtgagaaagagagTCAAAGTGAAATTGGGACTATTGAATCAGGCACAATTGCTAGTGAAGAGAGACCATTATGTGATTCAGAACTTAACTGTGAGCAACAGAAGAATACAGTAGGTCAAGCCAAAG ACTCTGTGGAAATGTTGGAAAATACAGTCACAGCTGAAAATTCAGTTCTAATTCATCCTCAAGAGCAAGCAGCTAAAATTAGAATGGAacaggcaagacaaaagtgg AATGAGCAAATTGAGCAACAGAAACAGGAACAGCTGGCCTTGCTTAGACAAATTGAAGAAGAGAAAGCATGTTTGGAAGATGCTTTTCTGAAGATCCAAATGCAAAACTGTTTGGAGGaggctcagaaaaaaaaagaggataaaGACCAAGGTCAACTGGTAGGAAGCCACAGTATTCCTCCTACAGATCAGCAGAACAAAGTGGAACATGAG ACTGGAGATGCTACTGTATCAGAAACCAGGAGTACTAGAGAAGACAGCCGTTTACAGAGGCTTCGTAATTATCAACAGTACCTTCTACAGCAAAATAG GCTGCTCAGACAGATCATTGATGAAGAAACTAGACATCTTCTACAGGAGTATCAGAATAAACTGAAGCAAAGATACTTGTTTACTTCTGCAACACCTCCGAGCTCTGTGGAAACAAAATCAATTAATTTAAAGCCTGTTTCAGAACCACTTACACAGAGGCAAGGAGTGCAACCAACACAGTACCAGTCGTCTGAAGAGGTTCAGGGACAAGAATATGCACAGTCACTACCCATGTTTTCAGGAACATTGCGTACATTGGAAAAAACATCCTCACAGAAACGTGAAGAGCAAATACATAACGTTTGTCCTGGTAGACATGTGCacattttagaaaaatcaaaattgAAGCATGGAGAGTTTTGTTTGCCATGTGACAGTCCTTCACAGGAACAAGTGGGAATGTTGGAAACCTCCAATAGTTATGTCAGGGAACCATCTCGGTTCCAGCTGCCGTCAGGTTTAGTCGTGAAAGATGTCACTGCAGTAAGAACACAACCGGAAGCACGAGCGCAACATGTTACATTTGTTTTGCCTGCAgaagattcctttgagccttcAGAAACAGTGCACTGTGAAGAGTCATCTCAGAATATGTCTAACCACCAAACAGAGACAGAAGCTGGAGAAGAGCCTCCACTTAAGACACCCCCTATGCCATCAACAAAGGGATCTCCTCTAGTTCAGGCAGCCCCAGTAGATTCTTTGGCGTATCAGCATGGATCTGTAGGGAGCATCATCAAAACAAGCCTTGAACAACCTCTCAGTCTTTCTCAACCTGTGACTTTATCTCATGAAGAATCTAAAGCCCAAGGTGCTGAAGAATTCTCATTATCAAAAACTGGAGATGCAGCTTTGTTAAACTATTCTGGTATACTGAATTTAAGGGACAGAGTGTTGGCCTCATCAAAAAGCATTCAAGCTCAGCAAAAGTATTTGAAAGAATTGCAAGAGCAGCTTGATGCACAAAGAGAAGCTCTTCTTTCTAGGCAGAAAATACAAGAACAACTGCTTTTAGAGAAGCAAGATAAATTGAAGGAACAGATGCAGAGACAGCAAGAGGCTTTGAAAAAATTTCTGAACAAGAAG GTGAGACGTAAGTGTGCAAATGAAGAAACGACAGAGGCACAAAAGCCTGACTGGATTAATAGGACTGACTTTTTCCAAGGCTCAGAAAACTACCAACAAGAGAATTGTGGCAGGAGTAAATTTCACAGAAGTCAAATGACTTCACGGTGCATCGGTCCAGCTGAGCAAACTG aacagTCTGAGAATGTTCTTTGGCGAGAACGAAGATGGAGATCTTCCAAACCACCTGTGACAAAAGTCAAGTTAGGGCTCGATTTGGAACAACATGAACTTAGTGTTATACCAGAGGTAGACACATCGAAGAGCTTCAACATTTCTTTTGCAG CCCAGTCCCAGGATTCTCACGTGGTTCAAGATTCACCAGTTCTTGCTGCTGAAATTGAAGAGGGAGTTACAACGCGTTCTGGACTATCATCCAAGCTCAATAATACG GAAGTACTTTCTAAAGTAGAATCCACGCCCTTAGGTTCAGAGGCTTTCATGCAAGGAAAACCCTGTGACTTGTCTTCAACAATTTCCACTGGAAGCCTTTCGACTAGTGAAACATTGGATGTAAGCCCTGGTGATACTG GTTTGTCTTCTGATGGTATGGAAGGTAGAATTTTGAGAGAAACAGCAGGACATCCTTGGAACTCCTCGCTGCCTTTTACTGTGCGGCAAAAGCAAGAGAATTTGTCTGGAGCATCTGGAACTCTGTTGCCTGACGGAGAGGTGTATCATTATAAAGGAAATCAGAGACAGCAGGGGCTGGGGAAACGTACTGGAGACTTGGACTCTGGCTCAGAGGACAAGACATGTTTTCAAG CTCCGGCAGCTGAACTTGATTTTCTTCAAACACAGAGACATCTGCTGAACTTTCATCAccagctctttcagcctttGGAGCCAAGTCTTGACTTGGATAGTTCATCGTCATCCAGTTCTCAATACAGAATTTTGCAAGACAGTAGAGAACTTAGCAAG ACTTCAAAACTTTCAACAAAAAGCCAAGACGTGTCTACATTTGTAGAATTGAGCAACTCCAGTCTGAACATAGAAAGCAGCAGTCTGCCTTCTGCTCTTGAAACAAACAGGCCAAACGTTACAGCAGAAGAGTCTGTTAAAGAGCATTCTACTCTAG GTTCTGAAGACTCTTTCCACCCACTGCAATTGGAATCTACCCTGAGTGACCACTGTCAGAGTGCTGATCAGCCAGTGGACCTCAATGCTGTGTTCCAGAGATCTTTTGAACAAACCTCTGGAATTAAAAAATGGGGCAATGAGAACTGCATTTCATCTGCCAGAGAATATGAAGAACTGACAAAAAATATGGAACATATTAATCTCCAGTGTTCCATGGAAGATCAGCAAAATGAAAGTGTGAATCCACTGGAAGAGCAGAAATCATTTTATCTGCTAGATGCTCCACCAGGTACAGTGGATGAAACTTTCCCTAAACGCTTATCACAAGAGACTGTGAATTCTGAAAAATTACCTGTGGAGGCATTTGATAAGAAGTATGTGAAACTGCCTGAAAAATCAGTTCATGTACATGAAGCAAATAAAGCTGTGGAACTGGATTCTCAGTGCAATACAAATATAAAGGAGCCAGATCAAGGTTTTCCAGAAGTAAAAAAAGCTTCAGGGATTCCCAGAGGAACCAACTTGGAAGACACGGACATCCATTTACAGGCTGTCATACAACAGAATGGTTCTTTCCTGGGAAGACATGAAGAACATTCTAAATCTGTGCCCAGAAGCTCGTGTCCTATTCCAGTCTGG GAGACTGAGTCAGGGTGTGGTATTCTGGAAGAACCTGAGCTCACTCTGATAGGCTCAAACGACATCAGTCTGGCAGAATCAGACATTGAACATACTAACcaagagaaaattaaagaggATGGAATCAATAAAGCAGCATGTGTGGATCAGCctgattttaatgtttttactgAG GAGAGAGAATTTTTCCCGCTAGCTCCAGATGTGGATTATTCGGTGTTTGCAAGTCCTGATGGTTCGTCCAAAGCCCAGAGTCCCGATGACAGTCACTTTCCATCACATCAGACGGCAG CGATGCTGCTGGAGTTTGCGTCTACACCAGGAAGTTTGCAagaatcatttttaaaaagaaagaagaacttcATCCAGAAATCTCTGAAAAGAgtagaagaaatgaaaaataaagacagagaaaatgcaaagccaGAAGCCAGACAGTTTCAAAGAGGAAAGTCTGAGAAGTTAAGCAAGCGAAAGGAATCTATTCCTGCCTGTGGTAGGTTTATCTGGGGACAAGATGTAACATTAG gaaaaaaaggtgcaGTTGCCAATCAGTTGAAGAAAGTAGGAGAAGTGAAGGTGTCTTCTCCAGAAGACAGACAAGCTGGAGAAACTGAAATGCATCAGCGTACTTCAAG ACTTTGTAATCAACTTGCAGAAGTGAaaatcagaaaggaagaaaaaacaaggcaagaaactTATGCTAAAAacagggaaaaggcaaaagagtTTCAAAAG aaaatgctggaaaaaCTAAGAGCCAAGAGGACTTGGAAAGCACCGTGA
- the CEP295 gene encoding centrosomal protein of 295 kDa isoform X5: MQNMDRMRRRQTVAQMPPQLFVPAYKRMEIKEEWQRELEFAFEDMYSEDRRMKGDLILQFEPQPLPAPSDRSQDNELDISLEQESACDTQQESACDTQQESGQMMEEEVPNEPENHEEVKTHQPQSKLALKKLLKKIRSQKEEWTSRSEKESQSEIGTIESGTIASEERPLCDSELNCEQQKNTVGQAKDSVEMLENTVTAENSVLIHPQEQAAKIRMEQARQKWNEQIEQQKQEQLALLRQIEEEKACLEDAFLKIQMQNCLEEAQKKKEDKDQGQLVGSHSIPPTDQQNKVEHETGDATVSETRSTREDSRLQRLRNYQQYLLQQNRLLRQIIDEETRHLLQEYQNKLKQRYLFTSATPPSSVETKSINLKPVSEPLTQRQGVQPTQYQSSEEVQGQEYAQSLPMFSGTLRTLEKTSSQKREEQIHNVCPGRHVHILEKSKLKHGEFCLPCDSPSQEQVGMLETSNSYVREPSRFQLPSGLVVKDVTAVRTQPEARAQHVTFVLPAEDSFEPSETVHCEESSQNMSNHQTETEAGEEPPLKTPPMPSTKGSPLVQAAPVDSLAYQHGSVGSIIKTSLEQPLSLSQPVTLSHEESKAQGAEEFSLSKTGDAALLNYSGILNLRDRVLASSKSIQAQQKYLKELQEQLDAQREALLSRQKIQEQLLLEKQDKLKEQMQRQQEALKKFLNKKVRRKCANEETTEAQKPDWINRTDFFQGSENYQQENCGRSKFHRSQMTSRCIGPAEQTEQSENVLWRERRWRSSKPPVTKVKLGLDLEQHELSVIPEVDTSKSFNISFAAQSQDSHVVQDSPVLAAEIEEGVTTRSGLSSKLNNTEVLSKVESTPLGSEAFMQGKPCDLSSTISTGSLSTSETLDVSPGDTGLSSDGMEGRILRETAGHPWNSSLPFTVRQKQENLSGASGTLLPDGEVYHYKGNQRQQGLGKRTGDLDSGSEDKTCFQAPAAELDFLQTQRHLLNFHHQLFQPLEPSLDLDSSSSSSSQYRILQDSRELSKTSKLSTKSQDVSTFVELSNSSLNIESSSLPSALETNRPNVTAEESVKEHSTLGSEDSFHPLQLESTLSDHCQSADQPVDLNAVFQRSFEQTSGIKKWGNENCISSAREYEELTKNMEHINLQCSMEDQQNESVNPLEEQKSFYLLDAPPGTVDETFPKRLSQETVNSEKLPVEAFDKKYVKLPEKSVHVHEANKAVELDSQCNTNIKEPDQGFPEVKKASGIPRGTNLEDTDIHLQAVIQQNGSFLGRHEEHSKSVPRSSCPIPVWETESGCGILEEPELTLIGSNDISLAESDIEHTNQEKIKEDGINKAACVDQPDFNVFTEEREFFPLAPDVDYSVFASPDGSSKAQSPDDSHFPSHQTAAMLLEFASTPGSLQESFLKRKKNFIQKSLKRVEEMKNKDRENAKPEARQFQRGKSEKLSKRKESIPACGRFIWGQDVTLGKKGAVANQLKKVGEVKVSSPEDRQAGETEMHQRTSRLCNQLAEVKIRKEEKTRQETYAKNREKAKEFQKKMLEKLRAKRTWKAP; the protein is encoded by the exons ATGCAGAATATGGATCGGATGCGCAGAAGACAGACTGTAGCGCAGATGCCACCTCAGCTTTTTGTGCCTGCATACAAACGCATGGAGATCAAAGAAGAATGGCAGAGAGAACTGGAGTTTGCGTTTGAAGATATGTACAGTGAAGACAGGA GAATGAAAGGAGACCTGATTTTGCAGTTTGAGCCACAGCCTCTGCCAGCCCCTTCTGACAGATCTCAAGATAATGAGCTTGATATCTCTTTGGAGCAGGAATCTGCCTGTGACACTCAACAAGAATCTGCTTGTGATACTCAGCAAGAATCAGGACAGATGATGGAAGAGGAGGTCCCCAATGAACCAGAAA ATCACGAAGAAGTAAAAACTCACCAACCTCAGTCAAAACTTGCCCTAAAGAAATTACTGAAGAAGATTCGGAGCCAAAAAGAGGAGTGGACGTcaagaagtgagaaagagagTCAAAGTGAAATTGGGACTATTGAATCAGGCACAATTGCTAGTGAAGAGAGACCATTATGTGATTCAGAACTTAACTGTGAGCAACAGAAGAATACAGTAGGTCAAGCCAAAG ACTCTGTGGAAATGTTGGAAAATACAGTCACAGCTGAAAATTCAGTTCTAATTCATCCTCAAGAGCAAGCAGCTAAAATTAGAATGGAacaggcaagacaaaagtgg AATGAGCAAATTGAGCAACAGAAACAGGAACAGCTGGCCTTGCTTAGACAAATTGAAGAAGAGAAAGCATGTTTGGAAGATGCTTTTCTGAAGATCCAAATGCAAAACTGTTTGGAGGaggctcagaaaaaaaaagaggataaaGACCAAGGTCAACTGGTAGGAAGCCACAGTATTCCTCCTACAGATCAGCAGAACAAAGTGGAACATGAG ACTGGAGATGCTACTGTATCAGAAACCAGGAGTACTAGAGAAGACAGCCGTTTACAGAGGCTTCGTAATTATCAACAGTACCTTCTACAGCAAAATAG GCTGCTCAGACAGATCATTGATGAAGAAACTAGACATCTTCTACAGGAGTATCAGAATAAACTGAAGCAAAGATACTTGTTTACTTCTGCAACACCTCCGAGCTCTGTGGAAACAAAATCAATTAATTTAAAGCCTGTTTCAGAACCACTTACACAGAGGCAAGGAGTGCAACCAACACAGTACCAGTCGTCTGAAGAGGTTCAGGGACAAGAATATGCACAGTCACTACCCATGTTTTCAGGAACATTGCGTACATTGGAAAAAACATCCTCACAGAAACGTGAAGAGCAAATACATAACGTTTGTCCTGGTAGACATGTGCacattttagaaaaatcaaaattgAAGCATGGAGAGTTTTGTTTGCCATGTGACAGTCCTTCACAGGAACAAGTGGGAATGTTGGAAACCTCCAATAGTTATGTCAGGGAACCATCTCGGTTCCAGCTGCCGTCAGGTTTAGTCGTGAAAGATGTCACTGCAGTAAGAACACAACCGGAAGCACGAGCGCAACATGTTACATTTGTTTTGCCTGCAgaagattcctttgagccttcAGAAACAGTGCACTGTGAAGAGTCATCTCAGAATATGTCTAACCACCAAACAGAGACAGAAGCTGGAGAAGAGCCTCCACTTAAGACACCCCCTATGCCATCAACAAAGGGATCTCCTCTAGTTCAGGCAGCCCCAGTAGATTCTTTGGCGTATCAGCATGGATCTGTAGGGAGCATCATCAAAACAAGCCTTGAACAACCTCTCAGTCTTTCTCAACCTGTGACTTTATCTCATGAAGAATCTAAAGCCCAAGGTGCTGAAGAATTCTCATTATCAAAAACTGGAGATGCAGCTTTGTTAAACTATTCTGGTATACTGAATTTAAGGGACAGAGTGTTGGCCTCATCAAAAAGCATTCAAGCTCAGCAAAAGTATTTGAAAGAATTGCAAGAGCAGCTTGATGCACAAAGAGAAGCTCTTCTTTCTAGGCAGAAAATACAAGAACAACTGCTTTTAGAGAAGCAAGATAAATTGAAGGAACAGATGCAGAGACAGCAAGAGGCTTTGAAAAAATTTCTGAACAAGAAG GTGAGACGTAAGTGTGCAAATGAAGAAACGACAGAGGCACAAAAGCCTGACTGGATTAATAGGACTGACTTTTTCCAAGGCTCAGAAAACTACCAACAAGAGAATTGTGGCAGGAGTAAATTTCACAGAAGTCAAATGACTTCACGGTGCATCGGTCCAGCTGAGCAAACTG aacagTCTGAGAATGTTCTTTGGCGAGAACGAAGATGGAGATCTTCCAAACCACCTGTGACAAAAGTCAAGTTAGGGCTCGATTTGGAACAACATGAACTTAGTGTTATACCAGAGGTAGACACATCGAAGAGCTTCAACATTTCTTTTGCAG CCCAGTCCCAGGATTCTCACGTGGTTCAAGATTCACCAGTTCTTGCTGCTGAAATTGAAGAGGGAGTTACAACGCGTTCTGGACTATCATCCAAGCTCAATAATACG GAAGTACTTTCTAAAGTAGAATCCACGCCCTTAGGTTCAGAGGCTTTCATGCAAGGAAAACCCTGTGACTTGTCTTCAACAATTTCCACTGGAAGCCTTTCGACTAGTGAAACATTGGATGTAAGCCCTGGTGATACTG GTTTGTCTTCTGATGGTATGGAAGGTAGAATTTTGAGAGAAACAGCAGGACATCCTTGGAACTCCTCGCTGCCTTTTACTGTGCGGCAAAAGCAAGAGAATTTGTCTGGAGCATCTGGAACTCTGTTGCCTGACGGAGAGGTGTATCATTATAAAGGAAATCAGAGACAGCAGGGGCTGGGGAAACGTACTGGAGACTTGGACTCTGGCTCAGAGGACAAGACATGTTTTCAAG CTCCGGCAGCTGAACTTGATTTTCTTCAAACACAGAGACATCTGCTGAACTTTCATCAccagctctttcagcctttGGAGCCAAGTCTTGACTTGGATAGTTCATCGTCATCCAGTTCTCAATACAGAATTTTGCAAGACAGTAGAGAACTTAGCAAG ACTTCAAAACTTTCAACAAAAAGCCAAGACGTGTCTACATTTGTAGAATTGAGCAACTCCAGTCTGAACATAGAAAGCAGCAGTCTGCCTTCTGCTCTTGAAACAAACAGGCCAAACGTTACAGCAGAAGAGTCTGTTAAAGAGCATTCTACTCTAG GTTCTGAAGACTCTTTCCACCCACTGCAATTGGAATCTACCCTGAGTGACCACTGTCAGAGTGCTGATCAGCCAGTGGACCTCAATGCTGTGTTCCAGAGATCTTTTGAACAAACCTCTGGAATTAAAAAATGGGGCAATGAGAACTGCATTTCATCTGCCAGAGAATATGAAGAACTGACAAAAAATATGGAACATATTAATCTCCAGTGTTCCATGGAAGATCAGCAAAATGAAAGTGTGAATCCACTGGAAGAGCAGAAATCATTTTATCTGCTAGATGCTCCACCAGGTACAGTGGATGAAACTTTCCCTAAACGCTTATCACAAGAGACTGTGAATTCTGAAAAATTACCTGTGGAGGCATTTGATAAGAAGTATGTGAAACTGCCTGAAAAATCAGTTCATGTACATGAAGCAAATAAAGCTGTGGAACTGGATTCTCAGTGCAATACAAATATAAAGGAGCCAGATCAAGGTTTTCCAGAAGTAAAAAAAGCTTCAGGGATTCCCAGAGGAACCAACTTGGAAGACACGGACATCCATTTACAGGCTGTCATACAACAGAATGGTTCTTTCCTGGGAAGACATGAAGAACATTCTAAATCTGTGCCCAGAAGCTCGTGTCCTATTCCAGTCTGG GAGACTGAGTCAGGGTGTGGTATTCTGGAAGAACCTGAGCTCACTCTGATAGGCTCAAACGACATCAGTCTGGCAGAATCAGACATTGAACATACTAACcaagagaaaattaaagaggATGGAATCAATAAAGCAGCATGTGTGGATCAGCctgattttaatgtttttactgAG GAGAGAGAATTTTTCCCGCTAGCTCCAGATGTGGATTATTCGGTGTTTGCAAGTCCTGATGGTTCGTCCAAAGCCCAGAGTCCCGATGACAGTCACTTTCCATCACATCAGACGGCAG CGATGCTGCTGGAGTTTGCGTCTACACCAGGAAGTTTGCAagaatcatttttaaaaagaaagaagaacttcATCCAGAAATCTCTGAAAAGAgtagaagaaatgaaaaataaagacagagaaaatgcaaagccaGAAGCCAGACAGTTTCAAAGAGGAAAGTCTGAGAAGTTAAGCAAGCGAAAGGAATCTATTCCTGCCTGTGGTAGGTTTATCTGGGGACAAGATGTAACATTAG gaaaaaaaggtgcaGTTGCCAATCAGTTGAAGAAAGTAGGAGAAGTGAAGGTGTCTTCTCCAGAAGACAGACAAGCTGGAGAAACTGAAATGCATCAGCGTACTTCAAG ACTTTGTAATCAACTTGCAGAAGTGAaaatcagaaaggaagaaaaaacaaggcaagaaactTATGCTAAAAacagggaaaaggcaaaagagtTTCAAAAG aaaatgctggaaaaaCTAAGAGCCAAGAGGACTTGGAAAGCACCGTGA